One region of Salvelinus namaycush isolate Seneca chromosome 3, SaNama_1.0, whole genome shotgun sequence genomic DNA includes:
- the LOC120033171 gene encoding lysophospholipase D GDPD3-like isoform X2, with amino-acid sequence MASSLYFILPALGGYTLTSLYLLKNPQILHKKKRAAFHCTHISHRGGSGERIESTMEAFTHAVEQGTGMLELDCHLTRDGHVVVSHDENLLRQTGHDVTISSLNLEELPLQKDRLEVTFYAGHYSTGTDRKITLLEEVFRKFPKMPVNIEIKEDNSLLMEKVSNMVKQYDREDLTVWATVDSTIMKKCRRTNSTMPYSFSMRRGLQLLLLYYSGLLPFVPLGESFLQFYLPRIINRTYIPEERLLKNRMVIYLIEKCTCSSAMRIRTSRRRSKQEPQAS; translated from the exons ATGGCCAGTTCCCTGTACTTTATCCTTCCGGCCCTAGGGGGCTACACCCTGACGTCACTTTACCTGTTGAAGAACCCTCAGATCCTCCACAAGAAGAAACGGGCTGCCTTCCACTGCACCCACATCTCACACAGAGGAG GAAGTGGCGAGAGGATAGAGAGCACCATGGAGGCCTTCACACA tgcgGTGGAGCAGGGTACAGGAATGCTGGAACTGGACTGTCACCTGACCCGGGATGGTCATGTGGTCGTGTCACATGATGAAAACCTCCTGAGGCAGACCGGCCATGATGTCACCATCTCCTCCCTAAacctagag GAGTTACCCCTGCAAAAGGACAGACTGGAGGTCACGTTTTATGCAG GCCACTACAGCACCGGTACAGACAGGAAGATCACCCTGTTGGAGGAAGTGTTCAGGAAGTTTCCCAAGATGCCAGTCAACATCGAGATCAAAGAGGACAACAGCTTGCTGATGGAGAAA gtgtCCAACATGGTGAAACAGTATGATAGAGAGGACCTCACAGTGTGGGCGACTGTAGACTCTACCATTATGAAAAAGTGCCGCAGAACT AACTCCACCATGCCCTATAGTTTCAGCATGAGACGAGGGCTACAGCTGCTcctcctttactacagcggcctGCTGCCCTTTGTACCGCTGGGAGAGAGCTTCTTGCAATTCTACCTCCCCCGCATTATCaacag GACATATATTCCTGAGGAGCGTCTTCTGAAGAACAGAATGGTCATCTATCTGATAGAGAA GTGCACCTGTTCGTCTGCAATGAGGATCCGGACATCGAGGCGGCGTTCGAAGCAGGAGCCACAGGCGTCATGA
- the LOC120033171 gene encoding lysophospholipase D GDPD3-like isoform X1, giving the protein MASSLYFILPALGGYTLTSLYLLKNPQILHKKKRAAFHCTHISHRGGSGERIESTMEAFTHAVEQGTGMLELDCHLTRDGHVVVSHDENLLRQTGHDVTISSLNLEELPLQKDRLEVTFYAGHYSTGTDRKITLLEEVFRKFPKMPVNIEIKEDNSLLMEKVSNMVKQYDREDLTVWATVDSTIMKKCRRTNSTMPYSFSMRRGLQLLLLYYSGLLPFVPLGESFLQFYLPRIINRTYIPEERLLKNRMVIYLIEKLTMKKSLFKHLANRGIQVHLFVCNEDPDIEAAFEAGATGVMTDYPTLLTDYLHRHRSQD; this is encoded by the exons ATGGCCAGTTCCCTGTACTTTATCCTTCCGGCCCTAGGGGGCTACACCCTGACGTCACTTTACCTGTTGAAGAACCCTCAGATCCTCCACAAGAAGAAACGGGCTGCCTTCCACTGCACCCACATCTCACACAGAGGAG GAAGTGGCGAGAGGATAGAGAGCACCATGGAGGCCTTCACACA tgcgGTGGAGCAGGGTACAGGAATGCTGGAACTGGACTGTCACCTGACCCGGGATGGTCATGTGGTCGTGTCACATGATGAAAACCTCCTGAGGCAGACCGGCCATGATGTCACCATCTCCTCCCTAAacctagag GAGTTACCCCTGCAAAAGGACAGACTGGAGGTCACGTTTTATGCAG GCCACTACAGCACCGGTACAGACAGGAAGATCACCCTGTTGGAGGAAGTGTTCAGGAAGTTTCCCAAGATGCCAGTCAACATCGAGATCAAAGAGGACAACAGCTTGCTGATGGAGAAA gtgtCCAACATGGTGAAACAGTATGATAGAGAGGACCTCACAGTGTGGGCGACTGTAGACTCTACCATTATGAAAAAGTGCCGCAGAACT AACTCCACCATGCCCTATAGTTTCAGCATGAGACGAGGGCTACAGCTGCTcctcctttactacagcggcctGCTGCCCTTTGTACCGCTGGGAGAGAGCTTCTTGCAATTCTACCTCCCCCGCATTATCaacag GACATATATTCCTGAGGAGCGTCTTCTGAAGAACAGAATGGTCATCTATCTGATAGAGAA ATTAACAATGAAGAAGAGTTTATTCAAACATCTGGCCAACAGAGGAATTCAG GTGCACCTGTTCGTCTGCAATGAGGATCCGGACATCGAGGCGGCGTTCGAAGCAGGAGCCACAGGCGTCATGACAGACTACCCCACCCTCCTGACTGACTacctacacagacacaggagTCAAGACTGA